Proteins encoded within one genomic window of Callithrix jacchus isolate 240 chromosome 11, calJac240_pri, whole genome shotgun sequence:
- the TRPV5 gene encoding transient receptor potential cation channel subfamily V member 5: MGGFLPKAEGPRSQLQKLLSSFLVREEDWDQHLDKLHMLQQKRILESPLLRAAKENDLSVLRQLLLDRTCDLRQRGALGETALHIAALYDNLEVALVLMEAAPELVFEPTTCEAFAGQTALHIAVVNQNVNLVRALLSRRASVSARATGTAFRYSPRNLIYFGEHPLSFAACVNSEEIVRLLIEHGADIRAQDSLGNTVLHILILQPNKTFACQMYNLLLSYDGHGDHLQPLDLVPNHQGLTPFKLAGVEGNTVMFQHLMQKRKHIQWSYGPLTSILYDLTEIDSWGEELSFLELVVSSDKREARQILEQTPVKELVNFKWSKYGRPYFCVLAALYLLYMICFTMCCVYRPLKFCGGNRTNSRDITILQQKLLQEAYKTREDIIRLVGELVSIIGAVIILLLEIPDIFRVGASRYFGQTILGGPFHVIIITYAALVLVTMVMRLTNTNGEVVPMSFALVLGWCSVMYFARGFQMLGPFTIMIQKMIFGDLMRFCWLMAVVILGFASAFYIIFQTEDPTSLGEFYDYPMALFSTFELFLTVIDAPANYNVDLPFMFSIVNFAFAIIATLLMLNLFIAMMGDTHWRVAQERDELWRAQVVATTVMLERKLPRCLWPRSGICGCEYGMGDRWFLRVENHNDQNPLRVLRYVEAFKNSDKEDDQEHLSEKQPSGAENETQARASLAFPNSSLSRTTSQSSSHRGWEILRRNTLGHLNLGLNLSEEDGEEVYHF; encoded by the exons ATGGGAGGTTTTCTACCTAAGGCAGAAGGGCCCAGGAGCCAACTCCAGAaacttctgtcttcctttctggtCAGAGAAGAAGACTGGGACCAGCACCTGGACAAGCTTCACATGCTACAGCAGAAGAG GATTCTAGAGTCTCCACTGCTTCGAGCAGCCAAGGAAAATGACCTGTCTGTTCTTAGGCAACTTCTACTGGACCGCACCTGTGACCTTCGACAAAGAG GAGCCCTGGGGGAGACGGCTCTGCACATAGCAGCCCTCTATGACAACTTGGAGGTGGCCTTGGTGCTGATGGAGGCTGCCCCAGAGCTGGTCTTTGAGCCCACCACATGTGAGGCTTTTGCAG GTCAGACTGCACTACACATCGCTGTTGTGAACCAGAACGTGAACCTGGTCCGAGCCCTGCTCTCCCGCAGGGCCAGTGTCTCTGCCAGAGCCACAGGCACTGCCTTCCGCTATAGTCCCCGCAACCTCATCTACTTTG GGGAGCACCCTTTGTCCTTTGCTGCCTGTGTGAACAGTGAGGAGATCGTGCGGCTGCTCATTGAGCATGGAGCCGACATCCGGGCCCAGGACTCCCTGG GAAACACAGTGTTACACATCCTCATCCTCCAGCCCAACAAAACCTTTGCCTGCCAGATGTACAACCTGCTGCTGTCCTATGATGGACATGGGGACCACCTGCAGCCCCTGGACCTCGTGCCCAATCATCAGGGTCTCACCCCCTTCAAGCTGGCTGGAGTGGAGGGTAACACTGTG ATGTTCCAGCACCTGATGCAGAAGCGGAAGCACATCCAGTGGTCATATGGACCTCTGACCTCCATTCTCTATGACCTCACGGAGATTGACTCCTGGGGAGAGGAGCTGTCCTTCCTAGAGCTTGTGGTCTCCTCGGATAAACGAGAG GCTCGTCAGATTCTGGAACAGACCCCAGTGAAGGAGCTGGTGAACTTCAAGTGGAGCAAGTACGGGCGGCCATACTTCTGCGTCCTGGCTGCCTTGTACCTGCTCTACATGATCTGCTTCACCATGTGCTGCGTCTACCGCCCCCTTAAGTTCTGTGGTGGCAACCGCACTAATTCTCGAGACATCACTATCCTCCAGCAAAAACTACTACAG GAGGCCTACAAGACACGTGAAGATATCATCAGGCTGGTGGGGGAGCTGGTGAGCATCATCGGGGCTGTGATCATCCTGCTCCTAGAG ATCCCAGACATCTTCAGGGTTGGTGCATCTCGATACTTTGGACAGACGATTCTTGGGGGGCCATTCCATGTCATCAT CATCACCTATGCCGCCCTGGTGCTGGTGACCATGGTGATGCGGCTCACCAACACCAATGGGGAGGTGGTGCCCATGTCCTTTGCCCTGGTGCTGGGCTGGTGCAGTGTCATGTATTTCGCCCGAGGATTCCAGATGCTGGGCCCCTTCACCATCATGATCCAGAAG ATGATTTTTGGAGACCTAATGCGTTTCTGCTGGCTGATGGCTGTGGTCATCTTGGGATTTGCCTCCG CGTTCTATATCATTTTCCAGACAGAGGACCCAACCAGTCTGGGGGAATTCTATGACTACCCCATGGCACTGTTCAGCACCTTCGAGCTTTTTCTCACCGTTATTGATGCACCTGCCAACTACAATGTGGACTTGCCCTTCATGTTCAGCATTGTCAATTTCGCCTTCGCCATCATTGCCACACTGCTCATGCTCAACCTGTTCATCGCCATGATGGGTGACACCCACTGGAGGGTGGCCCAGGAGAGGGATGAGCTCTGGAGGGCCCAG gTCGTGGCCACCACAGTGATGCTGGAGCGAAAGCTGCCTCGCTGCCTGTGGCCTCGCTCCGGGATCTGCGGGTGCGAGTACGGGATGGGGGACCGCTGGTTCCTGCG GGTTGAGAACCACAATGATCAGAATCCTCTGCGAGTGCTTCGCTATGTGGAAGCATTCAAGAACTCAGACAAGGAGGATGACCAAGAGCATCTTTCTGAGAAACAGCCTTCTGGGGCTGAGAATGAGACTCAAGCCAGAGCCTCCCTGGCCTTCCCAAATTCCTCCCTATCCCGGACCACGTCCCAGAGCAGTAGTCACCGAGGCTGGGAGATCCTTCGTCGAAACACCCTGGGGCACTTGAATCTTGGACTGAACCTTAGTGAGGAGGACGGAGAGGAGGTCTACCATTTCTGA